In Priestia megaterium NBRC 15308 = ATCC 14581, the following proteins share a genomic window:
- a CDS encoding malonate decarboxylase subunit delta, producing the protein METLVFKYKADGKLTQRAHVGVVGSGDLEILMVPSDEEHAHVSVRTGSEGFSETWKAVLDRFFSVHTIQAKIVINDFGATPGVVALRLAQALEVSENGSE; encoded by the coding sequence ATGGAAACGTTAGTGTTTAAATACAAAGCCGATGGAAAGTTAACTCAGCGCGCACATGTAGGCGTTGTTGGTTCAGGGGATTTAGAAATTTTAATGGTTCCTTCTGATGAAGAACATGCTCACGTATCAGTACGAACAGGAAGTGAAGGATTTAGTGAAACCTGGAAAGCCGTATTAGACCGGTTCTTTAGTGTTCATACCATTCAAGCGAAAATTGTAATTAATGATTTTGGTGCTACGCCTGGTGTAGTCGCCTTGCGTCTTGCACAAGCTTTGGAGGTGAGTGAAAATGGGAGTGAATAA
- a CDS encoding response regulator yields the protein MRFCITDDDSAIRSTLSQLIEDEDLGEVVEEVVDGSFLDASTLNLKQIDILFIDLLMPGRDGIETIRHLKDSFKGKMIMISQVESKELIGEAYSLGIEYYITKPINRIEILTVIRKVTERISLEKSIDDIQTSLNSLATAHHATPSSQPVTKQAHLYDVGKFLLAELGIVGENGAKDLLDILQFLYTYDQRESVEKHFPSLKNIFVNVAEKKLGAHASSIEINRETKACEQRIRRAVTHSLNHFASIGLTDFSNPKFENYASKFFDFTAVRKKMKELQGDSKILPIRINTKKFIQIFFFEAKRLLSKEKSWY from the coding sequence ATGCGATTTTGTATTACAGATGACGATTCAGCTATTCGTTCAACGCTCAGTCAGCTGATTGAAGATGAGGATTTAGGAGAAGTTGTAGAAGAAGTCGTCGACGGAAGCTTTTTAGATGCCTCTACGTTAAATTTAAAACAAATTGATATTTTATTTATCGATTTACTTATGCCAGGGCGGGACGGGATCGAAACGATCCGTCATTTAAAAGATTCATTTAAAGGAAAAATGATTATGATTTCACAGGTGGAATCCAAAGAATTGATAGGAGAAGCCTACTCATTAGGAATTGAATACTATATTACAAAACCAATTAACCGAATTGAAATTTTAACGGTTATTCGAAAAGTAACGGAACGAATCTCCCTTGAGAAATCAATCGATGATATTCAAACCTCCTTGAATAGTTTAGCGACAGCTCATCACGCCACCCCTTCAAGCCAGCCGGTAACGAAACAAGCCCATCTATACGATGTAGGTAAATTCTTATTAGCCGAGTTAGGTATTGTAGGAGAAAATGGTGCAAAAGATTTACTGGATATTTTACAGTTTCTGTACACTTATGACCAAAGAGAAAGTGTGGAAAAACATTTCCCTTCTCTAAAAAATATTTTTGTGAATGTGGCTGAGAAAAAATTAGGAGCTCACGCGTCTTCCATTGAAATTAATCGCGAAACCAAAGCTTGTGAACAGCGAATAAGACGAGCAGTTACTCACTCACTAAATCACTTTGCTTCTATCGGATTAACAGACTTTTCAAATCCGAAATTTGAAAATTATGCTTCTAAGTTTTTTGACTTTACAGCTGTTCGTAAAAAAATGAAAGAATTACAGGGAGATTCTAAAATTTTGCCGATTCGCATTAACACCAAAAAATTTATTCAAATATTCTTTTTTGAAGCAAAGCGCTTGTTAAGCAAGGAAAAAAGCTGGTATTGA
- a CDS encoding alanine/glycine:cation symporter family protein produces the protein MQQAVESVISVINDFFWSNLLIILLVSIGIYFTIRSRFLQFRMLKEMVLVLKEGRAAKGGGVSPFQAFCISMAARVGTGNITGIAIAIALGGPGAVFWMWIIAIIGSVSSFVESTLAQIYKVKGSNGFRGGPAYYMEKGLNKRWMGGLFAVLITLSFGLVFNAVQSNTITLAFENSFGTSRLLVGIIMTVIFAVIIFGGIKRIAKISEYIVVVLAVLYIGMALFIIFKNIDQMPAVLSLIVKNAFGFEQALGGSIGATLINGVKRGLFSNEAGMGSAPNAAATAVTSHPVKQGLIQAFGVLTDTLVICTSTAFIVLLSPAYKQGLSGIELTQASLSTHIGSWASGFLAIMVFLFAFSTLIGNYYYGETNIEFLNSNKLWLWSYRVGVLAMVIFGSIAQLQLVWNLADLFMGMMVVVNLIAIFLLSKVAFSALHDYTQQKKEGKNPVFYRDALENNQNIECWERESTSLPSEKENII, from the coding sequence ATGCAACAAGCAGTCGAAAGTGTGATTAGCGTCATCAATGATTTTTTTTGGTCGAATTTATTAATTATTTTACTTGTATCAATTGGTATTTATTTTACGATTCGCTCTCGTTTTTTGCAGTTTCGCATGTTGAAAGAAATGGTACTTGTTTTGAAAGAAGGACGAGCGGCTAAAGGTGGAGGAGTCTCTCCGTTTCAAGCTTTTTGCATAAGCATGGCAGCTCGAGTAGGAACGGGAAATATTACAGGGATAGCGATTGCTATTGCACTTGGTGGCCCGGGTGCTGTATTTTGGATGTGGATTATTGCCATTATCGGTTCAGTATCAAGTTTTGTAGAAAGTACACTCGCTCAAATTTATAAAGTAAAAGGATCAAACGGGTTTCGAGGAGGACCCGCTTATTATATGGAAAAAGGGTTAAATAAAAGGTGGATGGGCGGGCTATTTGCTGTACTCATTACACTATCATTTGGCCTGGTGTTTAACGCTGTGCAGTCTAATACGATTACGCTAGCATTTGAGAACTCTTTTGGAACGAGCCGATTGTTGGTTGGGATTATTATGACAGTTATATTTGCGGTAATTATTTTTGGCGGAATCAAACGCATCGCCAAGATATCGGAATACATCGTGGTCGTATTAGCCGTTTTATACATTGGAATGGCTCTGTTCATTATCTTTAAAAATATTGATCAAATGCCGGCGGTTCTATCGCTAATTGTGAAAAATGCATTTGGATTTGAACAGGCGCTTGGGGGGTCAATTGGTGCAACGTTAATCAACGGAGTAAAGCGCGGACTGTTTTCCAATGAAGCAGGAATGGGAAGTGCTCCCAACGCCGCGGCAACTGCAGTGACGAGTCATCCAGTTAAACAAGGTCTTATCCAAGCATTTGGTGTCTTGACGGATACACTCGTGATTTGTACAAGCACAGCATTTATCGTTCTCTTATCCCCCGCCTATAAGCAGGGACTAAGCGGCATTGAACTAACGCAAGCTTCTCTTAGTACCCATATTGGCTCTTGGGCATCAGGGTTTTTAGCTATCATGGTATTTCTATTTGCTTTTAGTACGTTAATTGGCAATTATTATTATGGAGAAACGAATATTGAGTTTTTAAATTCAAATAAGTTGTGGCTTTGGTCTTATCGTGTAGGTGTTTTAGCGATGGTTATTTTTGGATCGATCGCTCAGCTTCAGCTTGTATGGAATTTGGCAGACTTATTTATGGGGATGATGGTAGTCGTGAACTTGATTGCTATTTTTCTATTATCGAAAGTGGCATTTTCCGCCTTGCATGACTATACTCAGCAAAAAAAGGAAGGAAAAAATCCAGTCTTTTATAGAGATGCGTTAGAAAACAATCAAAATATCGAATGTTGGGAAAGAGAATCTACTTCACTCCCTTCTGAAAAAGAGAATATTATCTAA
- the mdcA gene encoding malonate decarboxylase subunit alpha codes for MSGIKKTSKSWTTRRDQKAARLAKIDHLLKGKLLGNEHIIEALELLISPGDKVVLEGDNQKQASFLSKALNEVSADKIHGLHMIMSSISRPEHLDIFEKGIAEKIDFSYAGAQSLRVSQMIEDETLKIGEIHTYLELYGRLFIDLIPNIALVAADKADVQGNLYTGANTEETPTIIEATAFKDGIVIVQVNELVEELPRVDIPSSWVDCIVVADQPYQLEALFTRDPRHITELQILMAMMTIRGIYERHSVQSLNHGIGFNTAAIELLLPTYGEKLGLKGKICKHWALNPHPTLIPAIESGWIESVHCFGGEVGMEQYTAARPDVFFTGRDGSLRSNRAMCQVAGQYAVDAFVGSTLQIDGEGNSSTVTSGRLSGFGGAPNMGHDPRGRRHSTPAWLDMINEQHELARGRKLVVQMVETFQSGNEPVFVESLDAIKVAKQAGVATAPVMIYGDDVTHVVTEEGIAYLYKAQSLDERKAALEAVAGVTPIGLRYNQNKVEKMRRDGLVAFPEDLQIRRTEAKRSLLAARSVEDLVEWSDGLYNPPAKFRSW; via the coding sequence ATGAGTGGCATAAAAAAAACTTCAAAATCATGGACAACTCGCCGAGATCAAAAAGCAGCGCGCCTTGCGAAAATAGACCATCTTCTTAAAGGAAAGTTACTAGGTAATGAACACATTATTGAAGCGTTAGAATTGCTTATATCACCCGGAGATAAAGTAGTGCTTGAAGGAGACAATCAAAAGCAAGCATCTTTTTTATCAAAGGCGCTGAATGAAGTAAGCGCTGATAAAATACACGGTCTTCATATGATTATGTCTAGTATTTCACGTCCGGAACATCTCGACATATTTGAAAAAGGAATTGCTGAAAAAATTGATTTTTCGTACGCCGGTGCTCAAAGCCTTCGCGTGTCTCAAATGATTGAAGATGAGACGTTGAAAATTGGAGAAATTCATACATATCTAGAGCTTTACGGACGCCTTTTCATTGATTTAATTCCGAACATTGCCTTAGTGGCTGCTGACAAAGCGGATGTACAAGGTAATTTATATACAGGAGCAAATACGGAAGAAACACCAACCATTATCGAAGCAACCGCGTTTAAGGATGGAATTGTTATTGTGCAGGTAAATGAACTTGTTGAAGAACTTCCGCGAGTTGATATTCCATCTTCTTGGGTTGATTGTATCGTCGTGGCGGATCAGCCTTATCAATTGGAAGCTTTATTTACGCGAGATCCTCGTCATATTACAGAACTCCAAATTTTAATGGCTATGATGACAATTCGAGGTATCTATGAGCGCCACAGCGTACAATCATTAAATCATGGCATTGGCTTTAATACCGCTGCAATTGAGCTTTTGCTGCCTACCTATGGAGAAAAGTTAGGACTGAAAGGTAAAATATGCAAGCACTGGGCTCTAAATCCTCACCCCACGTTAATTCCGGCTATTGAAAGCGGATGGATTGAGAGCGTGCACTGCTTTGGCGGAGAAGTAGGAATGGAACAATACACAGCAGCGCGTCCTGATGTGTTTTTTACAGGACGCGACGGCAGCCTGCGCTCAAACCGTGCGATGTGTCAAGTGGCTGGTCAATATGCGGTAGATGCTTTTGTAGGATCAACTTTGCAAATAGATGGAGAAGGAAATTCTTCTACCGTCACATCTGGACGTTTGTCAGGGTTTGGCGGAGCTCCTAATATGGGGCATGACCCTAGAGGCCGCCGACATTCTACGCCTGCTTGGTTGGATATGATAAACGAGCAGCACGAACTAGCGAGAGGCAGAAAATTAGTTGTTCAAATGGTTGAAACCTTTCAATCAGGAAATGAGCCTGTTTTTGTGGAGTCTTTGGATGCGATAAAGGTAGCGAAACAAGCAGGCGTAGCTACTGCTCCTGTCATGATTTACGGGGATGATGTGACGCATGTTGTGACGGAAGAAGGAATTGCTTATTTATATAAAGCACAAAGCTTGGACGAAAGAAAAGCAGCGCTTGAAGCAGTAGCAGGGGTAACACCTATAGGCCTTCGATATAACCAAAATAAAGTGGAAAAGATGCGCAGAGATGGCCTAGTGGCTTTTCCTGAAGATTTACAGATTCGCCGTACAGAAGCAAAACGTTCATTATTGGCAGCAAGAAGTGTCGAAGATTTAGTAGAATGGTCGGATGGCTTGTATAATCCGCCTGCTAAATTTAGGAGCTGGTAA
- a CDS encoding glutaminase has translation MKREIEQEMSYLHVTAKEQLHEWVEQIKEFSSEGKTADYIPALKDMDSSQLGICLIGADGTVIQSGDYESVFTLQSISKVISFIAACLCCGIPYVLERVDVEPTGDAFNSIIRLEMHKPGKPFNPMINAGALTVSSLLSGETAKEKLSYLFDVITMLTGKTPLINETVFESEWQTSHRNRALAYYLKETNYLQGEVEEVLEVYLKQCSIEVTTEDIALIGLILSLDGYHPVFHKQVIPKEVAKLTKALMLTCGMYNASGKFAAFVGMPAKSGVSGGIMSLVPPNTKKQSPFPDGCGIGIYSPAIDEYGNSVKGVTLLKKIAKEWDLSIF, from the coding sequence ATGAAAAGAGAAATTGAACAGGAAATGTCTTACTTACACGTCACTGCAAAAGAGCAGTTACATGAGTGGGTAGAGCAAATAAAAGAATTTTCTTCAGAAGGAAAAACGGCTGATTACATTCCAGCTCTGAAAGATATGGACTCGTCTCAATTAGGTATTTGTTTGATTGGTGCTGACGGAACTGTTATCCAGTCTGGAGATTATGAATCGGTATTTACTCTTCAAAGTATTTCTAAAGTCATTAGCTTTATAGCAGCTTGCTTATGCTGCGGCATTCCTTATGTGCTAGAGAGAGTGGATGTAGAGCCAACTGGAGATGCATTTAATTCTATTATAAGACTGGAAATGCATAAACCAGGAAAGCCGTTCAATCCTATGATTAACGCCGGTGCTTTAACGGTTTCATCTCTTTTATCTGGGGAGACGGCAAAAGAAAAATTAAGCTATTTGTTTGATGTGATAACAATGCTTACGGGGAAAACACCACTTATTAATGAAACGGTCTTTGAATCAGAATGGCAAACGTCTCATCGAAATCGTGCGCTTGCCTACTATTTAAAAGAAACGAATTACTTACAAGGAGAAGTAGAGGAGGTTCTAGAGGTTTACTTAAAGCAGTGCTCAATTGAAGTAACGACTGAAGATATTGCACTGATTGGATTAATTCTGTCATTAGACGGATATCATCCAGTATTTCACAAACAAGTAATTCCAAAAGAAGTAGCTAAATTAACAAAAGCGCTCATGCTTACATGCGGTATGTATAATGCTTCAGGAAAGTTTGCGGCATTTGTTGGTATGCCAGCTAAAAGCGGTGTATCGGGAGGAATCATGTCATTGGTGCCACCTAATACGAAAAAGCAGTCTCCATTTCCAGACGGATGCGGTATCGGAATATACAGTCCAGCTATTGATGAGTACGGGAATAGCGTAAAAGGCGTTACGCTACTAAAAAAAATCGCAAAAGAATGGGATTTGAGTATTTTTTAG
- a CDS encoding malonate decarboxylase holo-ACP synthase, producing MEYIAHDLLQLKEEAKLISYTPIPDWVEHSLGKAPFVVVRRAVQRDSLIPVGVRGERRNQRFGAFVSEQAVKQRIRPEDLVSIFQNGHFRNMPATGALKEVAIILKDFAWGPTGSVGFEFASGAEVVTTTSDLDILIRLSSYLSVEQAQLIVNQLKECPVSVDVQVETEKGAFSLVEYARGEKTLLLRTVYGPSLVKLNQLV from the coding sequence ATGGAATATATAGCTCATGATTTGCTTCAGTTAAAAGAGGAAGCAAAGCTTATCAGTTATACACCTATCCCTGATTGGGTGGAGCATTCTTTAGGGAAGGCTCCGTTTGTCGTTGTAAGGCGGGCTGTTCAACGAGATAGCCTGATACCTGTTGGAGTAAGAGGAGAAAGAAGGAATCAGCGTTTTGGAGCATTTGTATCTGAGCAGGCTGTTAAACAAAGAATTAGGCCGGAAGATCTCGTTTCTATTTTTCAAAACGGCCACTTTAGAAACATGCCAGCCACAGGTGCTTTAAAAGAAGTTGCTATTATTTTAAAAGATTTTGCGTGGGGACCAACCGGCAGTGTGGGGTTCGAATTTGCAAGTGGTGCCGAAGTTGTTACAACAACTAGTGATTTGGATATACTTATTCGCCTTTCTTCTTATTTGTCGGTGGAACAAGCGCAACTGATAGTTAATCAGTTAAAAGAGTGTCCAGTTTCTGTAGATGTACAGGTAGAAACAGAAAAAGGAGCATTTTCTCTGGTGGAATATGCAAGGGGAGAAAAGACGCTGCTTCTGCGTACTGTATATGGACCTTCCTTAGTAAAACTGAATCAATTAGTATAA
- a CDS encoding triphosphoribosyl-dephospho-CoA synthase, whose translation MRIQSIQEEPRPAVFYSCLIAKVAVTALVDEAVLTPKPGLVDAATTGSHQDMNIETLLTSAYALQPTFLQIALYSQGKQPSQMLREEIARIGREGEQIMYGATDGVNTHKGAIWALGLLASATAVCGIQASPASITEAAGKIARYADRFCPLHSSNGLWVKKQYGAKGAAGEAKQGFPHVIHIGLPALHKARKLGIHETSARIDTLVTLIANLDDTCILHRAGPVVLKEVKMAASNVLEAGGVSTSMGKQRLKALDHILLSSNASPGGSADLLAAVLFLDRISLFKES comes from the coding sequence ATGCGTATTCAAAGTATTCAAGAAGAGCCAAGACCAGCTGTGTTTTACTCATGTCTAATAGCTAAAGTGGCAGTTACCGCTCTGGTTGATGAAGCGGTGCTTACACCTAAGCCTGGGCTTGTAGATGCAGCAACAACTGGATCTCATCAAGATATGAATATTGAGACGCTGTTAACTTCTGCTTATGCTTTACAACCGACCTTTTTACAGATTGCATTATACAGTCAAGGAAAGCAGCCAAGTCAGATGCTAAGGGAAGAAATTGCTCGAATTGGACGCGAGGGCGAACAAATTATGTACGGGGCTACGGATGGTGTTAATACACACAAAGGAGCCATTTGGGCATTAGGCCTACTTGCGTCTGCAACAGCGGTTTGCGGCATTCAAGCATCACCTGCATCCATCACAGAAGCTGCGGGGAAAATTGCTCGTTATGCAGATCGTTTTTGTCCTCTGCATTCATCTAATGGACTTTGGGTGAAAAAACAGTATGGCGCAAAAGGAGCGGCTGGAGAGGCGAAGCAAGGATTTCCTCACGTAATTCATATAGGCTTGCCTGCTTTACATAAAGCTCGTAAGCTAGGCATACATGAAACATCAGCCAGGATTGATACTTTAGTAACACTAATCGCCAACCTTGATGATACGTGTATTTTGCATCGTGCTGGTCCGGTTGTGTTAAAGGAGGTTAAAATGGCGGCATCCAATGTGTTAGAAGCTGGAGGGGTATCTACATCAATGGGAAAACAGCGGCTAAAAGCGTTAGATCATATACTTTTATCATCTAACGCTTCTCCAGGCGGAAGCGCAGATTTGCTGGCTGCTGTATTATTTTTAGATCGAATATCTCTTTTTAAAGAATCGTAA
- the mdcD gene encoding biotin-independent malonate decarboxylase subunit beta, whose product MGVNNQSFIELNGRERAQAILDQGTFCELLGPFDGIESPHLPKQNIVPQSDDGVIIAGGMIAGEPAVVISVEGGFQGGGIGEVSGAKIAGALELALNNHKKGVPVRPVFLFDTGGVRLQEANYGLLSISEIGSTVVALREHTPVVGVISGNVGCFGGMSITASLFSYLIMTKEARFGLNGPEVIEQEAGVEEFDARDRSLIWKTIGGMQRYETGFADTLAQDDVTAIQRAVQETFQKKGKVTSKTEQVDFYRHLLSKVDPSEKLAPDQFQELYNTTKNEPIPSTVSYSLNEVRGNMPNSRGRVWINALINDEEADFEIPSVLYKDALLGREKVRYISVVPNPYNRFLRARKGEIGLDEGWAIAKHVREIIKEDRNQSPRPIIAIVDVPSQAYGYHEELLGIHYACGAAADAYAAARLAGHPVITLIVGKAISGAFLAHGYQSNRIVALKDEGVNVHAMSKRSAARITKRSIKELEEVSKKVPSMAYDIESFASLGALYELVSGIQAEQPTERDVQTIQDILTGAVEDVRREGVYDLSNRLYSEQARKEGRKASLLVRDELEKQWNI is encoded by the coding sequence ATGGGAGTGAATAATCAAAGCTTTATTGAGTTAAATGGAAGAGAACGAGCGCAGGCCATCTTAGATCAAGGAACATTCTGTGAGCTGCTTGGCCCTTTTGACGGAATCGAATCGCCTCATTTACCTAAGCAAAATATTGTTCCTCAAAGCGATGATGGTGTCATTATAGCAGGTGGGATGATAGCAGGAGAGCCAGCCGTTGTCATTTCAGTAGAAGGAGGGTTTCAAGGGGGAGGCATTGGTGAAGTATCGGGAGCTAAAATTGCAGGAGCTTTAGAACTAGCCCTTAATAATCACAAAAAAGGTGTTCCTGTTAGACCTGTTTTTCTATTCGATACAGGAGGGGTAAGGCTCCAAGAAGCGAATTATGGACTTTTGTCGATATCTGAAATTGGCTCAACTGTGGTTGCTTTGCGTGAGCATACACCTGTTGTTGGAGTTATTTCAGGAAATGTAGGCTGCTTTGGAGGAATGTCCATCACTGCTTCACTCTTTAGTTATCTCATTATGACAAAAGAAGCAAGGTTTGGACTTAACGGCCCGGAAGTGATCGAACAAGAAGCAGGGGTTGAAGAGTTTGATGCAAGAGACCGAAGCTTAATCTGGAAAACGATTGGCGGTATGCAACGCTATGAAACCGGGTTTGCAGATACCTTAGCACAGGATGATGTCACTGCTATTCAACGAGCGGTTCAAGAGACGTTTCAGAAGAAAGGAAAAGTAACTAGTAAAACAGAACAAGTAGATTTTTACAGACATTTGCTTAGTAAGGTTGATCCTTCAGAAAAACTGGCTCCTGATCAGTTTCAAGAATTGTATAACACAACAAAAAATGAACCTATCCCTTCAACAGTCTCTTACTCGCTGAATGAAGTTCGAGGTAACATGCCCAACAGCCGCGGTCGCGTGTGGATCAACGCCTTAATAAATGATGAAGAAGCAGATTTTGAAATTCCTTCCGTTCTTTATAAAGACGCATTGCTAGGAAGAGAAAAGGTCCGATATATATCGGTTGTACCTAATCCTTATAATCGTTTCTTACGTGCACGGAAAGGGGAAATAGGACTAGATGAAGGATGGGCAATTGCCAAGCACGTTCGTGAAATAATAAAAGAAGATCGAAATCAATCTCCTCGGCCTATAATCGCCATTGTGGACGTACCGAGTCAAGCGTATGGCTATCATGAAGAACTTCTAGGTATTCACTATGCTTGCGGTGCTGCGGCTGATGCTTATGCAGCAGCGCGCTTAGCAGGTCATCCGGTTATTACGTTAATTGTCGGAAAAGCAATTTCAGGAGCATTTCTAGCTCATGGGTACCAATCAAATCGAATTGTGGCTTTAAAAGACGAAGGAGTGAATGTTCACGCCATGTCCAAACGGTCGGCAGCGCGCATTACTAAAAGAAGTATAAAAGAACTTGAAGAAGTTTCAAAGAAAGTCCCGTCCATGGCTTATGATATTGAATCATTTGCCTCACTTGGCGCTTTATATGAGCTGGTTAGCGGTATTCAAGCAGAGCAGCCCACAGAGCGCGACGTTCAAACGATTCAAGATATTTTGACTGGAGCAGTAGAAGATGTACGCCGTGAAGGTGTGTACGATTTAAGCAACCGGCTATACAGTGAGCAAGCAAGGAAGGAAGGGCGAAAAGCTTCTTTATTAGTAAGAGATGAGTTGGAAAAACAATGGAATATATAG
- a CDS encoding ATP-binding protein, which produces MLITVPLAGELKFYPLNETFRITFGAPTFFFFLLLLKRKTVLAGGLLTALSVVLFRIMLDYVMLDHFQFAASAHTHYPTFFFYFTYALLFFVFKVSRMNYSAIVIGVIGLIIEIAADVVELTAQYIVLHTTIHVDSLSDMAVIAFAHSFIVLSFFNMMTIYESQSRERQIRKQNEHMLMLITSLYEETVHLKKTLHNTEAITKASYDLYRVLNQQEKDHSVLNQTLSKKALRIAGDIHEVKKDNQRIFAGLSKTISNESFQNYMKAEELIELIVRINKKYADSLHKQITFFSSVNGEHFSYHVYTILSIINNLVANAVEAIKDEGRIVLSVHRQAEHVEFHVQDNGPGVPLKYEKAIFEPGFTSKYDQFGNPSTGIGLSYVKDIVQELEGTIKATQEDSGMTFIIQIPLRNLIQKG; this is translated from the coding sequence ATGCTCATTACTGTCCCGCTGGCGGGAGAGTTAAAATTTTATCCGTTAAATGAAACATTTCGAATTACATTTGGAGCTCCTACATTTTTCTTTTTCCTATTGCTTTTAAAACGAAAAACCGTTTTAGCCGGGGGCTTGTTAACCGCTTTAAGTGTCGTTCTCTTTCGCATCATGCTCGATTATGTCATGCTCGATCATTTTCAATTTGCGGCTTCTGCACATACGCATTACCCTACGTTTTTCTTCTACTTTACGTATGCACTTTTATTTTTTGTTTTTAAAGTAAGCCGCATGAATTATAGTGCTATTGTAATTGGAGTGATTGGACTCATCATTGAAATTGCTGCTGATGTAGTGGAACTAACTGCGCAGTATATAGTTTTGCACACAACAATCCATGTCGATTCATTATCTGACATGGCCGTTATTGCTTTTGCTCACAGCTTCATTGTACTTAGCTTTTTTAATATGATGACGATTTATGAATCACAGTCACGAGAACGTCAAATTCGCAAACAAAATGAGCACATGCTAATGCTCATTACAAGCCTTTATGAAGAAACCGTTCATTTAAAAAAGACCCTTCATAATACAGAAGCGATTACAAAAGCTTCGTACGATTTATACCGCGTATTAAATCAGCAGGAAAAAGATCATTCTGTGCTAAACCAAACGCTCAGTAAAAAAGCGCTTCGGATTGCGGGAGATATTCACGAAGTAAAAAAAGACAACCAGCGTATTTTTGCGGGCTTATCTAAAACAATTTCAAATGAAAGTTTCCAAAATTATATGAAAGCAGAGGAATTAATCGAGCTGATCGTACGCATCAACAAAAAATATGCCGATTCTCTTCACAAACAAATTACCTTTTTTTCTTCTGTAAACGGGGAACATTTCAGCTACCACGTTTACACCATTTTATCGATCATTAATAACTTGGTAGCCAACGCAGTGGAAGCGATCAAAGATGAAGGAAGGATTGTTTTATCGGTACATAGACAAGCTGAACATGTAGAATTTCATGTACAAGACAACGGTCCTGGAGTACCTTTAAAGTACGAAAAAGCTATCTTTGAACCTGGTTTCACCTCAAAATACGATCAATTTGGAAACCCCTCTACTGGCATTGGTCTTTCTTATGTAAAAGATATTGTTCAAGAACTTGAAGGTACGATTAAAGCTACACAAGAAGACAGCGGAATGACGTTTATCATTCAAATCCCCCTTCGTAATCTAATTCAGAAAGGATGA